The following are encoded in a window of Methanofastidiosum sp. genomic DNA:
- a CDS encoding transglutaminase domain-containing protein, with translation MMKRFFVVSFFIFGILLFSFMFMSETQKLNFQTKSNYQIEEEIMESYLALQETNSTLMEKIFELEEMVQYKDKLSEEELFLLEAQNKLNQEISSYKIYESKDPRIFVDLNDSLVTETLNQIITPGMGNAEKARAIFNYTRDEIKKDDKLIRNGRIDYWNYPKNIIQSKKGEYEDKIILLVSMLRASGFSENEVEVVGAKINLLNSTSSDIWVELKLNGNVYLLLPREKNNFDSYNKNDIYKLYSVQELFRFNDKKLMRS, from the coding sequence ATGATGAAGAGATTTTTTGTTGTTTCGTTTTTTATATTCGGAATTTTATTGTTTTCATTTATGTTTATGTCAGAAACACAAAAATTAAACTTTCAAACAAAATCAAATTACCAAATAGAAGAAGAAATAATGGAATCATATTTAGCGCTTCAAGAAACTAATTCTACTTTAATGGAAAAAATATTTGAACTTGAAGAAATGGTCCAGTATAAAGATAAATTAAGTGAAGAAGAATTATTTCTTCTAGAAGCCCAAAATAAATTAAATCAAGAGATTAGTTCATACAAGATATATGAATCAAAAGATCCTAGAATTTTTGTTGATTTAAATGATTCTTTAGTTACCGAAACTCTTAATCAGATTATTACTCCTGGTATGGGAAATGCAGAAAAAGCTAGGGCAATATTCAATTACACAAGAGATGAAATTAAGAAAGATGATAAGCTAATACGAAATGGCAGAATCGACTACTGGAACTATCCAAAAAATATTATTCAAAGTAAAAAAGGAGAATATGAAGATAAAATTATTTTATTGGTTTCAATGCTTAGAGCTTCTGGATTTAGTGAAAATGAAGTTGAAGTGGTTGGTGCAAAAATAAACTTGCTCAATTCGACTTCTTCGGATATATGGGTCGAGCTTAAATTGAATGGAAATGTATATTTGCTTTTACCCAGAGAAAAAAATAATTTTGATTCTTATAATAAAAATGACATATACAAATTATATAGTGTCCAAGAATTATTCAGATTTAATGATAAAAAACTGATGAGGTCATAA